The nucleotide sequence GGAATACCGGCGGCCGCCAGATCGAAACGCAACAGCGCCCGGCGTGGTGACTGGCCGCCATTCTGGCCGGCATAAATTTCCTCCCCGGCACCGCAGGTATTTTGCGGAATGTTCTCGTAGATTGTGTTGTCGGCCGCGGCTCCAATGGCTATCGTGTCCGCCGCCACCGGCGAAAAAAGCATAATTGTCACGGCTGCCAGCGCCAGCCACGTGGAAAAATTCACAGAACCCTCGCTTCCCAACCTGGCGATCGCTAACGCCAGGGATTGCGGTTTATGCTTCATCATAGTTACACCCGTGCCGGACAAGCTCAACACCTGGAAAGCTGCAAGAATGAGGCCGTCTGTCTGTATAAAGACGGCTATGTAAAGCAGGTTCCCGTTTTTGAGCGTAGAAATGTGAGTCGCTTCACTTTCTATCAGTTACTTATGTAACCCCTGGCGGGGGTCGGCGCGCAGACCGGGTACAAGGTGTAAGGTAAACCGACATGATACGGGGTCGCGAAATTGCTGCCACAATGCCTCGCTGACGGGTGAGCGCCGCCCGGCTCGGGTGTCGGGTTGGCGTCTGGCGCGGCGCTGTCAGCGTCGTCGGGTAAACCGCGGCAATGAGCCGATCCGGACTGCCGCAGGCGATCCTGTCAGCTGTGCTCTGCTACCCTTGCAGCCATAACCAGCCCGGCGGCTGGCCCGTTCTTGCATCAGGGGATTCAGATGATTAAAGCAGTGTCAGTATTGTCGGTTTTGATGGTCTTGAGCGCCTGCAGTGCCCCCGAGTCGGACGCGCCTGCAGCAGCCTTGCCGGCCGGCTCCGAAAGTGCCGGTGCCATCATCGCTTTGTCGAAAAAATGGCAGGCAGCGCTAAACGGTAAAGACACCGAAACTCTGGTCGGCTTTTACACCAGCGACGCGCGCGTGATGGCGCCCAATGCGGAACTCACCCAGGGCACCGCAGCGGTCAGAGACGCCTTTGGCGGGATGATCGAGGCTGGCCTGTCTGGCGAGCTGAAGACGCTTGAGGCACGCATGGCCGGTGATATCGGCTACAACATCGGCACTTACCACCTGAAGGCCGGCAACAATGAAGTTGACCGCGGCAAGTTCATTGAAGTCTGGCGCAAGGTCGATGGCCAGTGGCGGATCAGCAGCGACATCTGGAACAGCGACCTGCCCGTTGCGCCGGCGTCGGCAGACGTGGCCATGTTCATCACTCACGACGTAGCTGATGCTGGCAAATGGCTCAGCGCCTGGCGCGGCGAGAACAGCCGCCACGACCAGTTCCTGGCCAACGGCGCAGCCAGTGTGCAGCTGTTCCAGGACACGGCCGATGCCAACCACACTGGCCTTGCCATTGCTGTATCAAACCTGCAGCAGCTGCAGGGCTTTATCGGCTCGCCAGAGGGAACCGCGGCAGCTGCCGAAGACGGCGTCGACCTCAAATCGCTGACGGTATTCGCCCCGGCCCAATAGCAGCAGGCGCTATTATTGGGGTATGAACTACCTCGATAAGGCAAAGATCGTTGCGCACATCCTGCGCTGGCGCCTGACCTGGAGCCGGCGCGATACGGACTACCTGCCGCCGGAACCGTTGTCGCCAAAGTTCATGACGGCACGTCAGGCGGCCGGGCTTATCAGGGATGGCGCCTGCGTGATCAGCTGCGGCATTTCCGGCAACGCCCGTTGTTCGATATTCCTGTGGGCAATACGCGAGCGTTTCGAATCGGGGGCCGGCCCGCACGGTTTGACCTGGATTTCGGTCGGCGGCCAGGGTGGTCGCGGCCGGGTACCCGGCACCGTAGAAGAAGTCGGCATCGACGGCCTGGTCACGCGTTACATCGCCGGTCACACCGAAACCGCAAAATCCATGCTGCATCTGGCCGACGCCGGCAAGCTCGAGCTGCACACCATGGCCCAGGGCGAAATGACCCACGTGATCGAAGCCCAGGGACGCGGTGATAACACCGTGCACAGCACAACGGGCGTGGGATCGTTTCTCGACACCCGGGTTGCAGCCGGTTCGGCGGTTACACCCGCGGAAAGCCTGGTAACACCGGCCGGAGAGGAACTCGAATATACGCTGCCGTTGATTGATGTTGCGCTGTTCAACGCGCCTTATGCAGACCGCGACGGCAATATCTACTTCGATGAGGCCGCGACAATCACGGAAAACATCGAGGCAGCACGCGCCGCACGTCGCAATGGTGGCATCGCCTGTGCCGCGGTCGCTGGCCTGATTGAACGTGATGATCAGCGTATTGGCCTGCGCGCCGATGAAGTCGACGTCATCGTTATTAACCCGCACAATGAACAGACAGGCTCGGTACCGCAACGCAAGGCATGGCGCATGTTCACCGCTGGTGCCAGTGAAGACGAGCACGAGGCCATTACCCGGCTGAAGTTCATCAACGAAACACTACGCATCACGCCCCACCGCAGCCGGGTCGATCACGCGCTGGGACGACTTGGCGCGCGTGCATTCACCCGCAATGTGCCCGCCGGCGCGACGGTCAACATCGGAGTTGGCCTTGCCGAGGAAGTCTGCCGCACGCTATATGACAGCCGGGTTCACGAGCAGATTACTTTCACTACCGAGTCCGGGCCGTACGGCGGTTTGCCTGCACCGGGGGTTTTTTTCGGCGCAGCCATCAACCCGCTGCGGCTGGAATCGTCGGCATGGATGTTCCACCACTATCGCCGGCATCTCGATGCCGCAATGCTGGGCTTCCTGCAACTGGACCAGCACGGCAACATCAACCTGTCAAAACGCGGCCCGCGCATGCTCGATTACGTCGGACCCGGCGGCGCACCCAGCATTATCGACTCGGCGCGCACGGTTCTGTTCATTGGTAAATGGATGCAGGGCGCAAAAGTATCGATTGACGGCGAGCGCCTGCGACTGCTGCAGCCGGGGCAACCGAAAGTGCTCGAACAGGTGGATCAAATAACGTTCAGTGGCACTCACGGGCTGCAACGTGGCAAGAAGATAATGTACGTTACCGACCTGGCGCTACTGGAGCTGACTGCGGAGGGATTAACCTTGCGTGCCGTAATGCCCGGTATCGATATCCGGCGGGACTTGCTGGCGAACACACCGGCACAGATCATCGTACCGGACAACCCCGCCCCCGAAACGGTGTCGGCTGCAGTTGTGACCGGCTCTGATTTCCACCTGAAATGGACCAACACATGAACGGCGGCCACCACATTGCCCAGGTACTCAGGGCACATGACGTAAAGTTTCTGTTTACCCTCTGTGGCGGGCACATCTCGCCTATACTCAAGGCCGCCAAAGACACCGGTATCCGTGTCATCGACGTACGCCACGAAGCAACCGCCGTATTTGCCGCCGATGCGGTCGCCCGGCTGACCGGCGTACCCGGCGTGGCTGCTGTCACGGCGGGGCCCGGCGTAACCAACACCATCACGGCAATAAAGAACGCCCAGATGGCGCAGTCTCCGGTAGTAATTCTTGGTGGTGCGACCGCCACCGCGCTGAAAGGGCGCGGCGCGCTGCAGGATATCGACCAGATGGCGCTGGTGCGTCCACACGTAAAATGGGCTGCCACTGTCAAAACTGTGCGTGACCTTGCACCTACCGTGCAGCGCGCTTTGGACACGGCCCGCAGCGGCATACCCGGGCCGGTATTCGTCGAGTGTCCGGTCGATCTGCTGTATGACGAAGCAACGGTACGCGAGTGGTATGCGGCAAGTACGCCGCGTGGCTCAGGCATAGCCGACAGGCTGGTGCGCGCGTGGCTGCAGCGGCATTCGCGACGGCTGTTCGCCGGCGCCGGTGCCGAACCCGAAATTGCGCTCAGCGCCATCATGCCGCCACAACCTTCGACTCAGAAAATCAATCGCGCAGCACGTTCGCTGGAAAATTCACAACGCCCGGTGATGGTCATCGGCAGCCAGGCGCTGGTTGACGCCGGTCAGGCGTCCGCTGTAGCGGCAGCGGTCGAGCGCATCGGTATCCCGGTGTACCTGTCAGGCATGGCCCGTGGCCTGCTTGGCGCTGCGCATGTGCTGCATCGCCGGCACCAGCGACGCAAAGCGCTGCGCGAGGCAGACCTGGTAATCCTGGCCGGCGTACCGTGTGATTTTCGCCTCGATTATGGCCGGCAGGTATCGCGCCGGGCGCGGCTTATCTCGGCCAATCGCAGCCGCCATGACCTGCGCCAGAACCGGCGCCCCGATATCAGCGTGCCCGGCGATGGCGGGGCGTTCATTCGCGGGCTCGCCAATGCACTGCCGGTTACCAGCGATGATCGCTGGCGTGAGTGGAAAATGAAGCTGGCCGAACGCGACACCGAACGAGAAAAGGAAATCGATGTCAATGCAGCCGTTACGGGCGACCATATCAATCCGGTTGCGCTTTGCCGCACCATCGATGCCGAGCTGCCGGATGCCAGCGTAATCGTTGCTGACGGCGGTGATTTTGTTGGTACCGCATCGTATATCGTACGACCGCGTGCGCCGCTGTGCTGGCTCGATCCCGGCGCGTTTGGCACGCTGGGCTGCGGCGCCGGCTTCGCGCTCGGTGCAGCATTGTGCAAACCCGATCACCAGGTCTGGGCTTTGTTCGGCGATGGCTCGGTAGGCTACTCATTGGCTGAGTTCGATACGTTTGTGCGTCATGCCCTGCCGGTTATTGCCGTTGTCGGCAATGATGCGAGCTGGGCACAAATTGCGCGCGAACAGGTAAAAATGCTGGGCGACGATGTCGGCACGGTACTGGCGCGAAGCGATTATCACAGCGTTGCGGAGGCACTGGGTGGCAAGGCTGTCCTGTTGACGCAGGCCAGCCAGACGGCTTTGAGACTGCAGGAAGCGCAGCACCACGCCCGCAGCGGTTCGCCGGTGCTGGTCAATGCACATCTGGACCGCACCGACTTCCGCGAGGGCTCCTTATCAATGTAGCAGCGGCTTCGTGGGAGCGGCTGTGGGTGCGGCTGTGGGTGCGGCTGTGGGAGCGGCTGTGGGTGCGCTGTGGGAGCGGCTTCCAGCCGCGACTACCTGCGACCAGGTGCAAACCCTGTGGCAAGTTTTGGATGAGGTTCGCGGCTAAAGCCGCTCCTACAGGGAATCTTTAACACCACGCGAGAGAATCTTCGGGCTTCGTGGGCGCGGCTGTGGGAGCGGCTTCCAGCCGCGACTACCTGCGACCAGGTGCAAACCCTGTGGCGGGTTTTGGATGGGGTTCGCGGCTAAAGCCGCTCCTACAGGCGATCGTTGGCACCACGCGAGAGGTTCTTCGGCCTTCGTGGGAGCGGCTTCCAGCCGCGACTACCTGCGACCATCTCTCGTGTGAGCTGCTTCAGGTGTGATCTTCGCGATGATGCCAGTGCCACAGTTTGCCGCGATGCTCACGTCCACGCACGATGTAGCTGATGACCAGGCCAACAACCACCAGTGGCACCACATAGAGCAGTAACGGCGAAGCCAGAACCATAAGCGGGAATGCGAAAGCAATAACAACCAGGGCTAACAGAATTTCCATAGCACCCTCCTGCGGTTTCCCACGCTCAGGTTAGACCCTGCCCTGCTGCCGTCACAATTCGGGCTAGTACCTACCGCTGTGGACCGCGCCCCAGCCGGCGATGACACGCCGCGCATATGGTGAGTAACTCGGCATAGATGTCGGCCCGCTGGCCCGGGTCTTCTGCCAGCCGTCCGTCAGCAGCCAGCTCGTGCACACGCATGGCCCAGCGCCGGATGCGAAATGCACCATTGTCATCGGTCCCCATCTCATGAGCTGCCAGCGGAGTCTCCAGCAACAGCTCGGTACCCTGTTGCCAGGCTACATCGGACGGGCCGATCAGCCCTTCCCACATGCGGTCGGCAGCCCACCCATGCCGTTGCATGTGAGCCACTGCGGCAAGTTCATCGCCCGGCGCGGGCGGCACGGCAAAGTTGTTGGTTACCCTGTTTCCCTCATGACACGCGCCGCAGGTATCTGCCATTTCAGTTACCAGCATGGCAGCAGCCCTGAAATCCTTTGCCGTGAGCATTGAGCGGGCCGCGACTCGCACTCCTTCGACATGAGAATGCCAGCCAGCCGGGGTCTCTTCGGGCGCCGCATGTTCCGCCAGCCACCGTGCCGGCTCATGAGTGCCAGGCAAATCGCCGCGAATGATTGCATCCTTTATCTGGCTGACTGCCGCCAGATAGTCATGCATCCGCGCCGCGGACTCGGGCAACGATTTATCTGCCGGTTCGGCAGATACACCGGCAGGAACCGCACACATGGCGGTGCATAACAGGATCGCCGCATATATTTTCATCATGCCTCCGGTGAACGGCCTCACCGGAAATACTGCGACGCAGCCCTCGCGCTGTCTATCGTGGAGTTCCACGACTCCCCGTTCCCACTGATGCAAACCCGCACTGCAGCAGACTCTTGCGCAATCACCTTTTCCGCAGGTTTGGCAGCTTTATGCGTATTGCCGGGTTTCCGCAGCTGCAGATATTCTGAGGCCTGATGAAAGGATGCACTGATCAGCCAGGAGGCTCTCATGATGCCCGCCACGCCATTGCTTGCCGCTGTTACGCTGGCCGGCGCGCCCGTATCGCCAGCTGGTCCGGCATGCGGTCTGGCGAACCCGTTACATGAAAACCCGGTTACCATGCGGCTGATAATCGAACCCGGCGGGCAGCGTTTCGAGACCAGGGGCTGCGATGACTTGCTGCCGCTGTGGATCAAAGCGGTACAGTCCGGCTGATGGTGTCGCCCTGCCCGGCCGGCAATAGGGAACAAGTGTCATGAAGCTCATTATATTCATCCTGCTCGGCACAGCACTTTCGGCATGCGACGGGCCGCACTCCGGCTGCAACGAGGGTGATGGCCGGCTGCTCAAATCCAGCGAGAAAGAGCGCAGCTACCTCGCTATCGCGCGGGACAGCGGTATGTATCAGTTGTGCAGCAGGATAGATGCACGAGCATACGGCGAATGGGCCCTGAATCCTCCTGGCGAGCAAATCGCGCTCACTCGCTCGCGATGCTATTTCGAAAGCGCGATATACAACAACAACCCAAAGCTATGTGATTCGGTAAAACAGATTTCTGCGGATGACCTTGACGGCTCGAAGTACTCGCCAGCCCACTGCAGGGCAGCAGCTGACAGTCGCCCGCGAAAGCCGGTGCTCGCCGTCAGCAAAAGACAGATGGCTGGGTTCCTTTCAGATCTCGGCTTCGCGCCATCGGCGCTGGTGAAGGAATGCAGCGATTTTCTCAGCTCTCTGGATGAAGGTTGGCAGAACGAGCTGCCGGCAGCAGCCGCGCCGGGCGCAACTGCCGCCATCCGGATACGCGCCATACGAGACCACCTGTTCGGGCCGTTCAACAAGCCACGGCATCAACGCCCGCACTGGTATTGCGAACTCCTGTATGACGTTCGCGCCTCGCCGGCAGGGTCGATCGAGATCAGCCTGCGCCCCACTGATGAAGCGACGGATCGCTTCCAGGATGCAGCCCATGACGTGTACCGGACAAAGCTGGCGAACCAGCAGCTGGCCGGCCGTGTGGACAAGCTGCCTTGCACAAGGAGTAGTGATGTACCGATTCGAAGTAGTAATTAGCACCCTGCCCATGCTGGCGGTGCTGTGCGCCGTCCCGGATGCGAAAGCCCTTCCCGATTTCCCTGAGTGGCGTGGAGACGGTATCAGTTTCGAGGCTTTTCAGCCGCCAGATTCAGACTTTGTCGTTTCCGACCAGGCGCCATTGCTGGACAGCGAAATCCATGGCTACGAAGGACCGGTCGTGGTTGCCCTGCCGATACGGCGATACGTCGCGCCCACCGATGCCGACGGCTATCTGCTGTCTCCGGACGAGCTCGTAGAGCGCGGCCTGTTGTCAGCCACCGCAACCCTCAGGGTGCTGGCATACGATGTCGACATCGCAACCGCGACCAACCAGGGGTATGGCGACAGAACACAACGAGCCGGCGACCGCGGGTGGGACGTGGCAGGCGACTGCGATGGCGATCGTATCGTCGATGAACTCTGGCCCGAAAACGACCGGGTGCTGCTGAATGGGGCATTAATCGGAACGCTCAATGGTTACGACAGCGCCTGGCAGGTAAACGAATTCGAGATTCCGATTTCGGAGCTGAAGTTCCCGGCAGCACCCGGACAGACTGCCGAGAACACCATCACTATCGAAGTCGATACCCTCAATGCCGGTGTCCTGCTATCTGATGGCGGCGTGGGTTGCAACTGGTGGTATGTCAAGATCGACTGGATTGCCCTGCAGTTTGCAGCCACGGCCCCGGTGGTTGTCGTACACGGTATCCGCAGCAATGCCGCTTCGATGGCCGGGCTGGCGGCCGGACTCGAATCGGAAGGCCTGATTACAGAAAGCGTTAACCTGTCAGAGCTGCCGCTTCCTGCCACGCTCACGGCTGACTGGGCTACCTGCAGCACGAAGGAGCCCTATAACAACAGCGTTGTCGAGAGCGTCAGGCAATTGCGCGAGCAAATAACATCGATTGCAGAATCCTATGGCTCCCGCACCGTCAGGATTGTCGGGCACAGCAAGGGCGGGCTCGATGGTCGCGCGTTTATCGCTTCACTCTTTGTCGAACCGTTGCCGGTCGCTATCGGTGAAATGGACGGCCAGCCGGTCAGCGCCTCACTGTCGGTCGATTCCCTGGTCACCCTGAACACCCCGCATCGCGGCTCTTTGCTCGCCGACCTGGGCGTGGCGCAAAGAAGGGTTTTGTGGGGCAACACCAACCCGGCACCGGAGTTTGGTGCTCTGCTGGCCTTTGCAGCCGGCAAGTTTGAAGGCTCGTATTATTGTGACCTGACTGCCCAACGCGCCTGGGACCGGGTTCAGGCCAGTCATATTTACTCCACTCAGGCCGCATCGATCGCCACTAATGCCGATGGCGACGCTGACTTTGCCCTCGATGTTGCCGAGGCGGCCGGATTTCCGGGTGGAACATCAGCGGCGAACATCATGTACAACCTGGTCGGTCGCCTGCAGTCGGTCGAGGTGCAGGTAGACCCGGTGTTCAACGCGCCTGACCTGGTCACCATCAGGACGACGCTC is from Gammaproteobacteria bacterium and encodes:
- a CDS encoding thiamine pyrophosphate-binding protein; this encodes MDQHMNGGHHIAQVLRAHDVKFLFTLCGGHISPILKAAKDTGIRVIDVRHEATAVFAADAVARLTGVPGVAAVTAGPGVTNTITAIKNAQMAQSPVVILGGATATALKGRGALQDIDQMALVRPHVKWAATVKTVRDLAPTVQRALDTARSGIPGPVFVECPVDLLYDEATVREWYAASTPRGSGIADRLVRAWLQRHSRRLFAGAGAEPEIALSAIMPPQPSTQKINRAARSLENSQRPVMVIGSQALVDAGQASAVAAAVERIGIPVYLSGMARGLLGAAHVLHRRHQRRKALREADLVILAGVPCDFRLDYGRQVSRRARLISANRSRHDLRQNRRPDISVPGDGGAFIRGLANALPVTSDDRWREWKMKLAERDTEREKEIDVNAAVTGDHINPVALCRTIDAELPDASVIVADGGDFVGTASYIVRPRAPLCWLDPGAFGTLGCGAGFALGAALCKPDHQVWALFGDGSVGYSLAEFDTFVRHALPVIAVVGNDASWAQIAREQVKMLGDDVGTVLARSDYHSVAEALGGKAVLLTQASQTALRLQEAQHHARSGSPVLVNAHLDRTDFREGSLSM
- a CDS encoding nuclear transport factor 2 family protein; this translates as MIKAVSVLSVLMVLSACSAPESDAPAAALPAGSESAGAIIALSKKWQAALNGKDTETLVGFYTSDARVMAPNAELTQGTAAVRDAFGGMIEAGLSGELKTLEARMAGDIGYNIGTYHLKAGNNEVDRGKFIEVWRKVDGQWRISSDIWNSDLPVAPASADVAMFITHDVADAGKWLSAWRGENSRHDQFLANGAASVQLFQDTADANHTGLAIAVSNLQQLQGFIGSPEGTAAAAEDGVDLKSLTVFAPAQ